One Megachile rotundata isolate GNS110a chromosome 5, iyMegRotu1, whole genome shotgun sequence genomic region harbors:
- the LOC100880525 gene encoding peritrophin-1-like: MKVLLFIAFAAIMVYVYSQEIDPECPDFNDEEIVYLPNPCNCSSYYVCSLTGKIVMPCPKGLHFNQEKKVCDWPKRAKCKVSPDCPPPKPHLEYEEPSF; encoded by the exons ATGAAAG tACTGCTTTTCATCGCCTTTGCGGCCATTATGGTCTACGTGTATTCTCAAGAAATCGACCCGGAATGCCCAGACTTTAATGACGAAGAGATTGTATACCTCCCAAATCCGTGCAATTGCAGCAGTTACTATGTATGCTCTCTTACTGGAAAAATTGTCATGCCGTGTCCAAAGGGTCTTCACTTCAACCAGGAGAAAAAAGTCTGTGACTGGCCAAAGAGAGCGAAATGCAAAGTTAGTCCCGACTGTCCACCACCAAAACCCCACTTGGAGTACGAAGAGCCCTCCTTTTAA
- the LOC143264559 gene encoding peritrophin-1-like translates to MKVLLFTLLACVVYINAQNDIQVKCPELKEKDPLLVSHPCDCNTYYVCTPPGPTPMPCPRGLQFYPPRQRCEWPWIAKCVPQAGCPAKPLDAENEFFEEPAHL, encoded by the exons ATGAAAG TACTGCTCTTCACCCTCTTGGCCTGCGTGGTCTACATAAACGCTCAAAATGACATCCAAGTAAAATGCCCGGAATTGAAAGAAAAAGATCCGCTACTGGTTTCTCATCCATGTGACTGCAACACTTACTATGTCTGCACTCCACCCGGTCCTACTCCCATGCCATGTCCTCGAGGTCTTCAATTCTACCCTCCAAGACAAAGATGTGAATGGCCATGGATTGCAAAATGTGTGCCCCAAGCTGGTTGTCCCGCAAAACCCTTGGACGCGGAAAATGAATTCTTTGAAGAGCCGGCTCAtctttaa
- the LOC143264555 gene encoding peritrophin-1-like → MKGLFFIAFAAVMVYVYSQEVPVNCPDPKDGNATLVAHPCDCTSYFVCFADGVIPMPCPPGLHFNRTVHTCDWPWRAGCRIDERCPRLAEKLELAEEQAYV, encoded by the exons ATGAAAG gACTGTTTTTCATCGCCTTTGCGGCCGTTATGGTCTACGTGTATTCTCAAGAGGTCCCCGTAAACTGTCCAGATCCTAAGGACGGAAATGCTACATTAGTCGCACATCCTTGCGATTGCACCAGTTACTTTGTCTGCTTCGCTGATGGAGTCATTCCCATGCCGTGTCCTCCAGGTCTTCATTTCAACAGGACCGTCCATACCTGTGACTGGCCATGGAGAGCAGGCTGCAGAATTGATGAACGGTGTCCCAGATTAGCAGAAAAACTCGAATTGGCCGAAGAACAGGCTTACGTTTAA
- the LOC100882364 gene encoding peritrophin-1 encodes MKTVAFAVVFLAVVYIAQAIECPPQNEADVTLLQNPDDCSSFYLCNDGIPYLMLCPEGLHFNPRLRVCDLPANARCLSGTSTTEEPEEPSTTPEEPKEPSTTPEEPEEPSTTPEEPEEPSTTPEEPEEASTTVGTTEPNLNATVID; translated from the exons ATGAAAA cagTAGCATTTGCTGTAGTTTTCTTGGCGGTCGTTTATATCGCGCAAGCGATTGAATGTCCGCCACAAAATGAAGCGGACGTCACTCTGCTCCAAAATCCAGACGATTGCTCGTCTTTCTACCTGTGCAACGATGGGATACCATACCTTATGTTATGTCCAGAAGGACTTCATTTCAACCCTAGATTAAGGGTGTGCGATTTACCTGCAAATGCACGATGCCTATCTGGAACATCTACCACAGAAGAACCTGAAGAACCTTCCACGACCCCAGAAGAACCTAAAGAACCTTCCACGACCCCAGAAGAACCTGAAGAACCTTCTACGACCCCAGAAGAACCTGAAGAACCTTCCACGACCCCAGAAGAACCTGAAGAAGCTTCCACGACTGTAGGCACGACGGAACCCAATTTGAACGCAACCGTGATAGATTAA
- the LOC100880413 gene encoding peritrophin-1-like, with protein sequence MKGLLFTALAAFVVVYVYSQDEITVECPPPNENATLVPHPCNCSSYFVCFAGDKIAMPCPPGLHFNATVHVCDWPWRAGCKINELCPNLTAKHELAEGPAYV encoded by the exons ATGAAAG gaCTGCTGTTCACCGCCCTTGCCGCCTTTGTTGTGGTCTACGTGTATTCTCAGGACGAAATCACAGTAGAATGTCCACCACCCAACGAAAATGCTACACTCGTTCCACATCCATGCAACTGCAGCAGTTACTTTGTCTGCTTCGCTGGCGATAAAATTGCCATGCCATGTCCTCCAGGTCTTCACTTCAACGCGACTGTCCATGTCTGTGACTGGCCATGGAGAGCAGGCTGCAAAATTAATGAACTGTGTCCCAATTTAACAGCGAAACACGAATTGGCCGAAGGACCGGCTTACGTTTAA